The Streptomyces sp. V4I8 genome includes the window GTAGGCATTCGGGCGCCGGGGCGTTCCCGGTGGCGGCCTGCCGTGAAACCCAGGGATCCCCTGCGTCCGCTTCCGCTGACGCAGCACGTTCGGTCATCCGACCGGGTGCGGCCCAGAGCGAAGCGTCCTACTCGAGCAACGGTCAGCAGCGAGCAGGAAGCAGAGCATGAACGAGGGGAAGCCCGCGAAGGCGAAGTGGTGGAACCGACCTCGACCGCAGGGACCTTCGGGTCAGGCGGAAGGGGCCGCACCGACGCCGGACGAGTTGAGCGACACCACACCGGACGGATCGGCACCCGATGGTGCCGGTGAGCGTGGCCGCGGTGGTGACACGGACGGTGACTTCGAGCTGGCGCTGCCCGCGACGGGCGCTGTGGGCGAGGGGGCTTCGGCGGAGGGCGACTTCGAACTTCGGCCGCCTGCGGTGAGCGGCGGTGTGAGCGGCGGCGGTGATGACGCGGCTTCCGCTGATGGTGACTTCGAGTTGGCGTGCCCGGTCGGGGTGCCCGCGGCCGCCGTGCCGTCGGCAGGTGACGCCGCCCCGGTTCCCGCAGAGCCCGGCGCCGCACGTCCCAAGCCCCTGCACGACCCCGACCCCTACAGCACCCCGCCCTACGGGGAGCCCGGCCCCTGGGCGCCCGCTCCGCCGGTCCAGCACCCGGCGACCACGCCGGCCCACGGGACGGCCGTACCGCTGCCGACCGCACCTACGCACGGCCTGCCGGCGCCCACACTTACGCACGACCTGCCGGCGCCCACGGCAGGCGCGCCCGCACCCTCGGCAACCCCGGCCTCGGCAGGCGACGAACCCGCCCCGGCCCCCGTGCCCGTCCCGGCCCCCGTGCCCGTCCCGGCCCCCGTGCCCGTCCCGGCCCCCGTGCCCGTCCCGGCCCCCGTGCCCGTCCCGGCCCCCGTGCCCGCCCCGCCTCCCGCGACCAACCCAGCCGCCGGCGCCCTTGTCGCGCCCTCGGCGCCCGGCATCCCTGCCCAGACAGCGCCTCCGGCGGTCCCGGTGGCCGAGCCGTCGGCCCATGCCATCCCCGCCCCCACCCCCATCCCCACCCAGGCGCCCCCCACGGCCGACGCGCCCGTCCATGCCACCCCCGCCCCCGCCTACGCCGACGCCCCACCCCCCGCCAACCCCTGGCAGAACTACGACCCTTGGTCGCGCGAGGCGCACGCCACCGCCCCCCTCCAGCAGAACGGCGCCGCGGTCGTCACCGACGAGCAGCGGCGCAAGCGGGGACGGAAGGCGGTCCTCGTCGGCGTCCTGCTGCTCGCGCTCGTGTCCGGGGGCGTCGGCGGTGTCGTGGGGGCGTATTTCGAGCGCAACGGTGGAGTGGGGGACGTGGAGCTGCCGCAGGCCGCGGCCGAACCCACCGGTCGGGCGCCGGACAGTGTCGCCGGGATCGCCGCGCGGGCCCTGCCGAGTGTCGTGACCCTGCATGTGAGCGGGAGCGACGAGCAGGGCACCGGGACCGGGTTCGTGCTCGACGACCGCGGTCACATCCTCACCAACAACCACGTCGTCGAACCCGCGGGCGACGACGGCGAGATATCCGTGACCTTCCACAGCGGGGACACCGCCAAGGCCACCGTCGTCGGCCGCGACGGCGGCTACGACCTCGCCGTCGTCAAGGTCACCGGCGTCAGCGGCCTCGAACCCCTGCCGCTCGGCAACTCCGACAACGTCCAGGTCGGCGACCCGGTCGTCGCCATCGGCGCCCCGTTCGACCTGGCGGGAACCGTCACCTCCGGCATCATCAGCGCCAAGGAGCGGCCCATCACGGCCGGCGGTGAGAGCGGCGACGGGAGCGATGTGTCGTACGTGGACGCGTTGCAGACCGACGCGCCCATCAACCCCGGCAACTCCGGCGGTCCTCTCCTCGACGCCCAGGCCCGTGTCGTCGGCATCAACTCCGCGATCCGTTCCGCCGACAGCGGTTCCGACCTCGACGGCGGCCAGGCCGGCTCCATCGGCCTCGGCTTCGCCATCCCGGTGAACCAGGCCAAGCGCGTCGCCGAGGAGCTGATCAACACCGGCCGGGCGACCCACCCGGTCATCGGCGTCACCCTCGACATGGACTACACCGGCGACGGAGCCCGCGTCGGCACCAAGGGCAGCGACGGCGGCTCCGCGGTGACCGAAGGCGGCCCCGGCGACAAGGCCGGCATCAAACAGGGCGACGTCATCACCGAGGTCGACGGCCAGCGCGTCCACTCCGGCGAGGAACTCATCGTCAAGACCCGTGCCCACCGCCCCGGCGACCGGCTGGAACTGACCTTGGAGCGCGGCGGCAAGGAGGTCAGGATCTCGCTGACGCTCGGCTCGTCGAGCGGGAACTGAGACTCACAGAAACATCACACCGAACGTCGCCCGACCGCCCCACTTATGGCCTGACAAGGCAAACAACGCGGAAAACCGCACGCCCACCCGCATTCGGAGGCCTCGG containing:
- a CDS encoding trypsin-like peptidase domain-containing protein, encoding MNEGKPAKAKWWNRPRPQGPSGQAEGAAPTPDELSDTTPDGSAPDGAGERGRGGDTDGDFELALPATGAVGEGASAEGDFELRPPAVSGGVSGGGDDAASADGDFELACPVGVPAAAVPSAGDAAPVPAEPGAARPKPLHDPDPYSTPPYGEPGPWAPAPPVQHPATTPAHGTAVPLPTAPTHGLPAPTLTHDLPAPTAGAPAPSATPASAGDEPAPAPVPVPAPVPVPAPVPVPAPVPVPAPVPVPAPVPAPPPATNPAAGALVAPSAPGIPAQTAPPAVPVAEPSAHAIPAPTPIPTQAPPTADAPVHATPAPAYADAPPPANPWQNYDPWSREAHATAPLQQNGAAVVTDEQRRKRGRKAVLVGVLLLALVSGGVGGVVGAYFERNGGVGDVELPQAAAEPTGRAPDSVAGIAARALPSVVTLHVSGSDEQGTGTGFVLDDRGHILTNNHVVEPAGDDGEISVTFHSGDTAKATVVGRDGGYDLAVVKVTGVSGLEPLPLGNSDNVQVGDPVVAIGAPFDLAGTVTSGIISAKERPITAGGESGDGSDVSYVDALQTDAPINPGNSGGPLLDAQARVVGINSAIRSADSGSDLDGGQAGSIGLGFAIPVNQAKRVAEELINTGRATHPVIGVTLDMDYTGDGARVGTKGSDGGSAVTEGGPGDKAGIKQGDVITEVDGQRVHSGEELIVKTRAHRPGDRLELTLERGGKEVRISLTLGSSSGN